Part of the Paenibacillus kyungheensis genome, ATTCCCTTCAACAATATGATATTTGACAGCCAAAGCCAGTGCAGGCACAGCCCAATTAGAGACTTGCTTGCGATCAGAAAAACCACTTAGCTGTGCATTGGCTTCATTGGTCGTAATATCTGTACTCAAGCCTGTTAATTTCATCGCATGACTCAATATTTCGCTTGCTTCTTCGCGGGTAATCTGTTGATTCGGGCGAAATGTAGTATCGTTATATCCTTCGATCAATCCATGATTACTTGCACTGCCAATCACACCAGCATACCAATCAGAATCATGCACATCGGAAAAAGTAATTTTGCTAGGTTCCGCAGACAATCCCAGTGCTCTAACAATCATCGCTGCAAATTCCGCCCGGGTTACCAGTCGATCCGGTGCAAAGACTCCTCCTTTTTCCCCTGTTACAACAAGCCTTGAAGCCATATCATTCACATCTGTACGGCTCCAATGTGTAGTCATATCGACAAAAGATGGATGATGAGCTATTAGTGCATAGATACCGTTACTCCATCCATGAATACGTGCTAGTGATTGACTGTCTGCTGATGATGAGGGTGAGATCACTGTAGGAACAGGATTGATCGTCTGATCACTATGATACACAATCGCTGTAGTGGCTGTAGCATTAGCAGAAGGAGTAGAGGTTGTATTCGGTACTGACATTGTTACGTCGAGACTTTGGTCACTTCCCTGCGGATTCACGGCTACTGTCTGTCCGTTATATTCAGCATGTAATTGAATACCTACCGGAGAACCGATCATCGTCAGCCCTTGTTGGTTCACAATAGATTGCAAAGGTGCTAACTCACTACTGGATGGTGTACTGATATTGATAATTAGCGTAATCGGAGTGACCGCTGATGGCGGGTTGATAAATGATTGAATCAATTGTTGTTGCGGTAGTATAGCAATAGGCAAAGTGTACGTTACTTGCGGACACACAATTATCAGCGAACCCTGTTGCTCATACAATGCTTGTAATAATGAACCTTCAATCGGTACTTGAATCGATGGTTGATCTTTTGGGATTGAAATCGCTAATTGATGATCATTGTTCGCTGTTAGTTGTTGAATCGCTAAAGGATTGTTGATGTGGATGGTAGGCAAAGTAGAATCTGTAGCCGGGTCAATTGTAACTAGTGGCTTGGTCTCTATACTATTCTCATCATTCGTAACCATAGGAGTCGTTGCCATATCTGCGGAATCCGGTGATCCGATAACAGGTTCTGCAAGCGACGAATCTACAGTCGTTGGGGCAATAGACGTGACGGTAGGATCGACAAATATATAAGAGCCATCTCTACCCAACTGTATAACCGCTACTAAGCGAACATTAGTAGGATCTGCTTGTTCTCGAACATACAGATAACCCGGTTGCCATTGTATAGGGGTAACGATCATTTCTGCTTGAACCCATGTACCATTGGTGCCGTTAGTAGAATCTATGCTATATTCCATCGCTGTGGTCGTCCCTGTTAGCCACCCTGCTAGAATATTCACACCTACATCGGCTAGATCCACCGATGACCCTGCTAGCACAACAGGCGATGATAAGCTGTCTGATGAAGTGGATTGTTCGGCTGCGTGAACATCTTGTACAGCACCCCATCCCCAAGCCACCATCATTAGCAGACTGATGCAACAGATATACAGCGAATACCGACTGATATCACGTCCACGATAATGCGCCATCGCGAACCCCCTATCCTTTTTATAATTATATATTTGGTCATTTATTGGTGAAGTCGTTGATATAATTGTATCGTTTCTTTTTGAGGTTCAATGCCTAGATCTTCTTGTAGTAAATTCACAAAACTTCGATAGCAACTTGTCAGCAAAGCATAATGACCGATACTGGCATAAGCAGTCATTAACAATCGGCAAATTTCTTCTGAATACGGATCTTTTTGCCATGCGCTTAATAGACGCTGAATAGCTTGCTGTTCCCGATTATGATTGATCTCATATTGAGCGGTTGTGAACAGTAGATTCATATAAGCTTGCAATAAATTTTGACGGCGAATACTTGCCCAGGGGTAATCATGTTCTTCTAAATAATCACCGCGATATAACGATAACAAGTGTTCATTTTGATGATAGCAATCTTCGGCATAATCTTTGTCTGCTTGAATGCCTGCTTCAAATCGATCTACATCATTCATAATACCTTCTTGATTCAATCGATATCCTTCTTGTGCATATTCCAGCTTGGTAGTGATACCCCATTCTTTGAGTAACTTCCGAATCTGATATACCGATGTATGCAAATGAGTGGTTGCTTTTTCTTCTGTATATTCCGGCCATAACGCATCTATAATTTTTTCTTTGGAGACCCATTCTCCTTTGTGATGCATCAGAAAAGCAAACAACTCTTGAGCTTTCATCGTACGCCATTTTAGTTTTTTGCCATCATGGTGTCCATCTTGTAAAGTAAGCCGCTTAAAGCATAATACTTTGACCATATCTTCAGCAGGCTCGGTCTCTACCACTTGAGTAGTTGGAATCGAATTGCGTATCCGTTCTAACGTTTTTTGAAAACGAACAGGCACAATCGGTTTTAATATATAATCCAGTGCATTTAATTCAAATGCTTCTAAAGCATATTCAGAATAGGCTGTAATATAAATAATTTTGATTCCATGATCAATCTGTTGAATATATTCAGCCGCTTCTAGCCCATTAATCTCAGGCATCCCAATATCGAGAAAAACAATATCAGTTTTATCTTTTTTCAAATGATCGATCCCTGCTTGAGCAAATGTATATTTGCCAACGACCTCAATATTGCCATCTTTGTTTAACAGTTTTTCCAAGTGTAACAATGCTGGTTTTTCATCATCGATCAAAATCGCTCTCATGCGCTTATTTCACCTCCCGGAATCATAAAGCTTACCGTTGTTCCTTTACCGATAGTACTTTCAATTTGTAGCCCTTCCCCGTACATTGCGAGTAGACGTTTGTGAATATTAATCACACCTACACCACTATTGGCAGAAGCTGCAGACTCGCCTGCTAATAATGCTTGAATCTTTTCAGGTGCGATACCGATACCATCATCGTGAATACGTACGAATAGATCATTCTGTTGTTCTTGAATCGAGATTGTCAGTATACCGCCTGCTGCTCTGTTCATCAGCCCATGTCGCACTGCATTTTCAACAAGCGGTTGTATACTAAGCGGTGGAATCATTTGCCCGATTTCGCGATCAATATCCCATACAATCTGCAAACGTTCATCAAAGCGTGCTTTTTCCAAAAATAAATACGATTGAATCAATTCGATTTCTTTATTCAATGTCGTTAACTGATCCCGATTCTGAAAATCAAAACTTCGCCGTAAATACTGACTGAGCTCAATCAACAATTCTGAAGCTTGATCTGGATCAATCGAACACATCGCAATAATCGTATTCAGCGCATTGTATAAAAAATGAGGCTTGATCTGTGCTTGTAAAAAAGCCATTTCTGTCCGTAACACAGTCTGTACAGATGATTTGAGTGCTAACAATGTATTCACACGTGCTCTTAGCTCAATCGCATGAACAGGCTTGCCTAGAAAATCATTAATCCCTGCTGCAAATCCATTCTGAATATCTTCAGGACGACTTCGTGCAGTCAACATCAATATCGGTAATTCAGATAGAGAATACCGCTGACGAACCTGCCGGCATAATTCCAGTCCCGACATCCCTGGCATCATCCAATCGGTAATCATTAGATCAATTTTCGGATGGTACCGTAATTTATCCAGCGCTTGCTTCCCACTTTGAGCTTCAATCACCACATACTGTTGTAACGATAAAATATTGTTCAACACCTGCAAGTTCATCGGATCATCATCGACAATCAAAATAACATGCGTATGCGGAGCAGCAGATAATTCATCATCGTTATGTGCTACTGCATCTTTTTCACGTTGTAACACAGGTTTGTTTTTGGAGATCGATTGTTTGACTTCATGTTGAACAGTGATCGGTTTGGAGAACGTGGTAAGTTCTTTGGTGATCGGTACATCCGCTGTCGGCAATGTCACTGTAAAAGTAGATCCTTGACCGGGAACCGAGTCCACAGTGATCTGTCCATCGTTCAGCTCGACCAGCTTTTTGGTGATGCTAAGTCCTAGCCCTGTACCAGCATAACTTTGTTCTGATAGCCCTAACCCTTGCTCAAATGATTTGAAAATATCTTCATACCGATCTGCTTCGATCCCGATACCTGTATCTGTTACAGAAAAAGTAACCGCTTGTGCACCCACTTCTACAATAAAACGAATCTCTCCTTGTTCAGTAAATTTCACAGCATTGCCAAGCAAGTTATATAAAATCTGAATTAACCGATCTTCATCGGTATACAGTGGAGGTACATATTCAGGCCATTCTTGGATAAATACAATTTGTCGTCCTGCTACGGTATAGCTAACAATTTCGAGTACAGATTCAGCAACAGTACGTAAATCGACCGCTTTGCGATCTAACAACAGATCACCATTTTTCAATTTGGAATAATCCAGAATATCGTTGATTAACGCTGCCAGCTTACGCCCTGTTGAAGATACTAAGATCAGTTGCTCCGCTTGCTGGTCTGCTACAGGCCCGGCTGCCCCTTCTATCAGTGATTCCGTCATATTAATCATGCCATGCAAAGGGGTACGAAGCGCATGTGATGTATTGGCTATAAATTCATCTTTTAATTCATCTAACGTCAGTAATTGCTGAGATAGATTCTCGATTTGTTGAAAAGAAAGGGCAAATTGTCGACCGATCAACAGACACTGCGTAATAACAAAAAATAATACTTCTAAAGGAATAATCACTGTATTGTCGATAATCCCTCGCAGACTGATTAAACTAATAATCGCAACGACCGCTAGACTATGCACACTTAACAGCATCGCCTGACTATTCGGTTGCTTGCGAATAACAGCTCTCACTACGATATAGAGGATATATGCCACTGTAAGCAAGTTACAGAAAAACCATCCTTTATCCACCTGAGTGAAAAAAGTTGTTGGTGTTGCTAACGCCATAATCAGTAAGATGATAGACATGATTCGATACATACGTAACACCCAGCGATGAGCTACATTCGGTAACGATTTGCTTACATAAAACAGCAAACAGTAATAGAAAGTCACCGAACAGATGAGTTGAACACGCAATACAATATCGTAGGAAAGATCAGGTAATATCATACTGAATAACTTTTCTCCATGTGTTAGTACATGTACAAAAGCAGCGATACAGAAAAATCCTAGATATAGCAAGGTCTGATCTTTACGACGCATATGATAAAGAATCAATACATACAGACCGGGAAGCAGAAATCCTCCCATCACTGCAATATCACTAATAATCGAAATTTCACGTTCTTTAGTAATCGAAGCCAGATCACCAAAATTGATCGGATAAACGATACCACCAGACGAATAACTATAATTCGAGACTTGAACAACCAGATCTATCGTATTGCCATTTACAGGAACCCATGTGTTATAAGGAACATTGTTAGGGATCGTCGTTGCTGCTGTCGTCCCCGGAGACCCGCTAGACCCTACAAGTTGTCCATTGATAAAAATGCGATTAGCTGTACGGATATTTTTGACATGAATACCATACATGCGTTCCGCTTGCTCTGGATCTGATACCAGAATGCGCAAATGATACGTTGCATGCCCAAAAGCAGAAGCTCCATGTTGCTCCATCACTTTATTCCATGATTGTGGAACTTGAATAGGTTGAGCCAGAGTATTCGTTGATATTGCTTTTCCATTTTGAAAATCTTGCGGATTCAGCAAAACAGAGGGGTAAATATCCCATTCTCCATTGAGGGGAACTGTGCCATCTGCTGTGTAATCCCACTGACGCAAATCCATGACTCCATGTTGTGAAACAGGATGTTTGATTGTATCGTCAAGATATTGCCGGATAAATCCATATACAGGCAAAGCGATTAATAAGAATACAATTATGGGGACTAGCCATTGTTTTTTCATAACGGCTCCTTCATCTTCTTCTGATGTTTACTATTTATGTAAGAATCATTTGCAGATTTGCGCAAAATAGTTCATGTTCTAATCTATATAACGGTCAAAAGCATCCAGAAATGTTGGTTTTGACGCAAAATAATTAGAGTTTTTACTAATTATTCAAGATGTATGATTTGGTGTATGTTAACTATAGAGTCATAGCATATAAGGAGGAATAATAATGAAAGCAGTTGTAATCGAACAATACGGTGAAAAAGAAGAACTGAAAGAAATGAATGTTCCTGATCCTGTGCCCGGAGAACATCAAGTAGTCGTTAAATTAAAAGCGACTTCGATCAATCCGATTGACTGGAAATTACGTGCGGGTTATTTAAAACAAATGATGGATTGGGAGTTCCCGATTATTTTGGGATGGGATGCTGCTGGTGTGATTACAGAAGTCGGCTCTGCGGTTACCGAATGGAAAATCGGAGATGAAGTATTTGCTCGTCCGGAAACAACGCGCTTTGGTACGTACGCAGAGTATACGCTGGTAGATGATCATTTATTAGCAGCATTGCCTGTCAGTGTGACTTTTCAAGAAGCGGCTTCGATTCCGTTGGCAGGACTAACTGCATGGCAAGCTCTGTTCGATCATGGACAATTGAAGTCAGGTGAAACAGTACTGATTCATGCAGGAGCAGGTGGCGTAGGTAGTCTTGCGATCCAACTTGCTAAAAATGCAGGTGCTCATGTTATTACAACAGCTAGTGAAAAAAATAAAGAATTTCTTGAATCATTAGGAGCAGATCAAATAATTGATTACAAATCGGCTGACTTCTCCGAAATCTTGTCCGATGTCGATCTGGTATTTGATACGATGGGCGATAAGATTCAAGCCGATAGCTTCAAAGTACTCAAACCCGGTACTGGACGCTTAATCTCGATCGTTGGAGAACCGGATGAGAAGCTTAAAGCACAATACGATGTGACTGCCAAATCGATCTGGTTACAACCTAACGGCGAACAATTGCAAAAGTTAGCGTTATTAATGGCTGAAGGCAAGCTCAAAGCCATCGTCGGCACTGAAATTCCTTTCTCTGAAAAAGGTCTACAAGAAGCTCATGAATTGAGTGCTACTCATCATGCTAAAGGTAAAATTGTAATCACGTTTGAATAGAAACGGTGGTGCAATCTCCAATGGGATGGATTAATCCTGCAAGTGTGTTTCCAGATCCTTTATTTCGTCTGGTCTGGTTGATTGAATTGTTGGTTTTATTATTTATTATTTTGGCAGGTTCACGTTTTTCTCGTAAAAGCTGGATCGGTACGACAATCTTATTTGTATTGGGATTGTGTGCTGTTCTGCCGGGGTATATTTATCAACTAACTCATCCAGATCCAATAGGCGCGTTAATTGATATTCCGTTATTATTGATGTTCCCGATTATGTTGGTCAGTCTGATATGGGCAATCATCATCTGGATCTATCGATGGTACAGTAGACAACGCTCACGCTCTTCTACTACAAGTTAACATCACAAAAACCTCTTACTTCGATAGATTACCGAAATAAGAGGTTTTTGCTTTTTATTTATAAGAATAGACTACAGATAGGACTAGCAATTATTCGTCTTTTTGCAATTGCTCTACTGTCGTACGTATAATTAATTGTAGTGCTCGGGACATTAAGTTGATCGGCAATGTCGGAAGACTTGGCTTATGCAGAGCCATTTCTGTTGAAGCTGGAAAATGAACAAAGCCTGCCATAACACCCGGACTGGACTGCTTTACATAATCCAGCATACCGTACATGACATTGTTACAGATAAACGTTCCGGCTGTATTAGAAATAACGGCTGGAATCCCATTTTCAATCAATCGATCAGTAATCACACGAATCGGTAACGTTGAAAATAATCCATCCGGTCCATTCGCTCGAATCGGTACATCTTGTGGACGTTCGTTACGGTTATCAGCATAACTAGAAGCTTCGATGTCTTTGATATTTACTGCAATCCGCTCCAAATTAACAGCTGTACGTCCTGCTGCCAGCCCGCAAGCGATAATAATATCAGGCTGGAATCGCTCCACTTCAGCAAGCAGTAATTCGACACATTCATCATAGTGTACAGGTAACAAGATCGTATGCAGTTCTAACGAAATATCTGTAAATGAATAATCTTCCATCGCTTGCAATAAAGACTGTGTTGGATTGATAGTATGACCACCAAATGGTTCAAATCCAGATAATAATAATTTCATAAGTTACCACCCCTTTTCGCTTATTTTGTACATCTAGAACATTGCTATTGTGGAGATATTAGACCGTTGGTTTCTTTACAGTTTACATGAAGTTGATCAAGTTGGACATTGACATTTAAAATGGATACGTTACAATTAAGATATATATTTATGAAAATTAAATTTTGCAAAATCATTTTTAAAGGAGATGGAATAGAATGTCAGTCTACGATTATTCAGCAACAACAATTGATAAAGAAGAAAAGTCTCTTGCCGATTACAATGGTGATGTACTCCTTATCGTGAATACAGCAAGTGGTTGCGGTCTAACTCCTCAATATGAAGGTCTGCAAAAATTATACGATACGTATCAAGAACAAGGATTCAAAGTACTTGGCTTCCCTTGTAACCAGTTCAAAGGACAAGAGCCAGGCACAGAAGAAGATATCAAATCTTTTTGTCAGGTGAACTACAACGTTAGTTTCCCGCTATTCTCCAAAGTAGATGTGATTGGTGAGACTGCTCATCCATTATTCCAATATCTAGTGAATGAGACTCCTGCGCCTTCGCGTACAGGCGAGATCGAATGGAATTTTGCCAAATTCTTGGTTGACCAAAAGGGAAATGTGGTTAAACAATATCCATCACGTCTTGATCCAGCAGAAGTAGAAAGTGATATTCAAAAAGTACTTGCTGGTGAAAAGTTAAACTAATTGTATGCTGAATACAGTTGTTAAATTGTGGTAAAATAATGATGAAGTACTACTTTCACACTAACTAACTGGAGGTCGATGAACAATGGCATTAACATTTACGGATATGGTAACAAAAGCAAGAAATAACGTACCTGGTGTATCTTCTGAAGAAGCACGCAAAAAAATCAACGCACAACCTGAAACATTTATTATTGATGTACAGGATGCTAAAGACGCTGGAGCTTGTGGTCTAATTCCAAGTAGCGCTAATATCACGTTGGGTATGTTGCCAATTCGTGCTGATCTACAATTGCCAGAAGAACTGCGCGATGGTCGTTTGTCAGATCGTTCACGTCCGATTCTAGTGACTTGTGGTGCAGGCGGACAAGCTGCTCTTGGTGCTTACCTTCTTAAAGAAATGGGCTTCACTGATGTCGCTTATATCGATGGCGGAACAGCAGCATGGAAACAAGCTGGCTTTGAAGTCGAAGAAGCATAATTTATTTTCCTGACAACTATTATTGTATATTTATTTTTTAAAAGAAGCCTTGAAGATTGCTTTCAAGGCTTTTTGTTTATCGTCTTTTCTACATTACATACTGACTTGATTGTTGTTGATAAGGGTAAATAATAATGGCTATTATTTGTAATCGTTCTCATTTTTGGATTTTTATAAAAGTTGTTCTGATGTTGCTAAAAGATTATTTTTATAAAAAAGGCGAAATAGAGCGATATTCCTGCTCAAATGGGCTTAATCGCTTATTAAAAGTAGATACTCTTCTACATTATAGCGATAACCTTCACTTTGCTACGTTTAACATGCCTAACTAAATGGGTAATGTTTTTCACAGCCGTACGCAGTCTACGCCGAGATTGATACATTTGAGAGTTATGGTCTCTCTTCTTCCTCCGGTGGCAGGTCGTTCGCTTGAAAAGATCAAGGGGGTAATAATAGATGAGTCGCAATGTAACAATGATGCAATTTTTTGAATGGCATGTCGAGGCTGATGGTTCACACTGGAAAAGATTGCAGGAGACAGCAAAAGACCTTAAAAAAGCAGGAATCGGGACAGTATGGATTCCACCGGTAACCAAAGGGCATACACCACAGGATACAGGATACGGTGTGTATGATCTGTATGATTTGGGTGAATTCGACCAAAAAGAATCGGTACGTACTAAATATGGTACCAAAAAAGAATTGCTAGATGCGATTGCTGCCTGTCACCGACTTGGAATCAATGTGTATACCGATCTAGTCATGAATCACAAAGCAGGAGCAGATGAGACCGAAGCATTCCATGTCATCGAAGTCGATCCGAATAACCGGACAGAAGAAATTTCTGAGCCATTCGAAATCGAAGGTTGGACGAAGTTCACTTTCCCGGGTCGTGGCGAAGAATATTCTGCTTTCAAATGGGATTATCATCATTTCAATGGTACAGATTATGATGCTCGTGCAGAACGCACAGGTATTTTCCGTATTGCTGATGAAGGCAAACAATGGAATGAAAATGTAGATAATGAATTTGGTAACTATGATTATTTGATGTTTGCTAACATAGATTATAATGTTCCAGAAGTTCGTGAAGAAATGATCAACTGGGGTAAATGGATGATCGATACTACCCGTTGTGACGGCTTCCGTCTGGATGCTATTAAACATATTAACTATGAATTCCTACGTGAATTTGTAGGCGAAATGATCAACAAACGTGGACAAGATTTCTATATTGTAGGTGAATTCTGGAATCCTGAATTAGCTGCTTGTCAGGAATTCTTGGATACTGTTGATTATCAGATTGACCTGTTTGACGTATCACTACATTACAAATTACATGAAGCTTCTCAATCTGGAGCTGCTTTTGATTTGTCTACGATTTTCAACGATACGTTAGTACAGACTCACCCGACCAATGCAGTAACCTTTGTCGATAATCATGATTCTCAACCAAATGAAGCGTTAGAGTCATGGATCGAAGACTGGTTCAAACCATTAGCGTATTCATTGATTTTGCTACGTAAAGATGGATATCCTTGCGTATTCTATGGTGATTATTTCGGAATCGGTGGCGAACATCCAGTAGAAGGTAAAAAAGATATGCTGGATTGCTTGTTATACTCTCGTTACCACAAAGCTTATGGTGAACAAGATGATTACTTCGATGATGCCAATATTATCGGTTGGGTACGTAAAGGTAGCGAAGAGATCGAACGCTCTGGTTGTGCAGTCGTGATGTCTAATAGCGATGGTGGCGACAAACGGATGTTTATCGGTGAAGATCATGCCGGTGAAATCTGGGTAGACATGACCAATGCGCGTGAAGATCATATTACGATTGAAGAAGACGGTTGGGCGACTTTCCCTGTCAACGGTGGTAGCGTATCGGTATGGGCATTGCCTGAACTGGATATCGAACATACAGAAGACAATGAAGATGACAGCTGTGTAGCTGTTCCTGAAGGAGAAGAATTAGAAGCGAACGTTGTAACCGATCATGATCACCATGAATCTCATGACAACGAACCTGCTAATTCATAATAGTCGATCATAAATCAAAGCGGAATATCTCCTTTGTATAAGGAGATATTCCGCTTTTTTTGCTATATAATTAAAACAACATATTAATTGGATTGAAACTGATGATAACTTACAAATTCAGCGACAGGCTTGCGGTAACCGCGAGGTCTTTGACTGGAAGTATCTTCTTTGCCAATAGTAATCATCATAACAGGTACATGGGTATCTGGAATATCCAGTTCGTTCGCAACTTGTACCGGATCGAAGCCGATCATTGGACAAGTATCCCAGCCTTTTTCTTTGGCGATAAGCATCAATGCCATAGCAGATAGACTTGCGTTACGAATCGCTTCTTCTTTTTGAAAAATCTCGCCTCGATCTTGATAAAATTGGATCGTAGAAGACACGGTCTGATCATATTCTTGCTTACTAAGTATTCCTAGATTGAACATACCTTCATAAATCTCAGCTGTATGCTGGTGAGCTTGTGTATTGCCCAACACCACAATCACAGCCGATGAAGTAAGTACTTTATATTGCTTACCCGAAGCTTCATACATTTTCTGCTTACCTTCAGTATCGTTAACGACTACATAATGAACATGTTGCAAATTAAAAGCAGAAGGTGCAAGCTTAACAAGGTTGAAAATTTCATCTAATTCTTTCTCAGTGATCTGAATATCCGGTATAAATTTGGTTGCTGATCTTCTGTTTTTGTATACATCCAAAAATTCTCCCAATGTATTTCCTTCTTTCTTATAACTAATTTATAGTATATATTATTTTATCGGTTAGTTATTATAAATTTGTATACCTATATTCAAAAAGATTGGAGTTCTACGATGGAAAATTTTAAAGATCGATTTAGCGAATCTTTTTTACAGCATTTTGTTGATGTGATGATAGAACAATCTTCCAAGTTCCAAGCAGATCTATTTTTGCAACAGATTTATGATGATCGGTGGCACGAACTTGCGTTCAAACAACGGTTACGGCATATTGCTGAAGCGATTACGGTTGCTCTTCCTCTACCTTATCCGCAAGCTATCGATATCTTAATTCAGGCGGCTCCCTACTGTCGGGGTGTAGAATATTTATTTTTCCCGGATTATGTAGAGTTAAATGGGCTGGAGCATTTGGATGTGTCGATACGTGCTTTGGAAGTATTCACTGTGTATTCCAGTGCTGAATTTGCTGTACGTCCTTTTATTATTCGATATCCGGCACAGATGTTAGAGCAGATGGATCGCTGGATCGTAAGCGATAATGAGCATCTACGCCGTCTGGCGAGTGAAGGATTCCGTCCACGCTTACCCTGGGCGACCCAGTTGCCTTTATTTATTCAAGATCCATCGCCAACGCTAGAACGATTAACCAAGCTTAACAACGATCCTTCGCTTTATGTACGTAAAAGTGTAGCCAATCATCTAAATGATATTGCCAAAGACCATCCTGATCGTATCGCCGAGTTAGCTCAACAATGGTATGGTCATCATACTCATACAGATTGGATTGTTCGTCACGGCTGTCGTACACTGCTGAAGCGTGATCATCCTGCTATATTGCAATTGTTCGGCTATATCGCCAGTGAAGACGTACATATAACCCATTTTCAAGTACAGCCGACTACAGTGATGATGGGCGATTATGTTGAGTTTTCATTTACACTGGTTAACGAATCGGCTACAGACCAATCGTTGCGGATTGATTACGAGATTCATCATATGAAAGCAAACGGCAAAAATGCTCCTAAACGGTTCAAATGGACAGCCAAATCTTTCGCTTCTGGCACCCATGTTATCCGCAAAAAGCATCTATTTAAAGAAATTACTACACGTAAATATTATGCAGGTATCCATTATGTATCGATCTATATTAATGGTGTAGAGCAAGATAAAGCTTCGTTTATGTTAGAGCTGTAGCTCACTTCAGCATTATCATTGCTTATGGCTTTTATTATGAAATACCACTCTTATATACCATCCAGATAGAATCATTCCAGCAAAAAAAGCAAGCCAGCTACAGCATTTAACTGTAGTTAGCTTGCTTTTTGTTATGAGCCATTATTTCAAAACGCGAATACGTTCTTCAAGCGGCTTGAACTCTTTGTCGCCTGCAGGTGCTGTTGGCTTACCAAATGGCATTTCTGCAACCAATTTCCATGATTCTGGAATATCCCATTCTGCTTTGATCTTCT contains:
- a CDS encoding response regulator produces the protein MRAILIDDEKPALLHLEKLLNKDGNIEVVGKYTFAQAGIDHLKKDKTDIVFLDIGMPEINGLEAAEYIQQIDHGIKIIYITAYSEYALEAFELNALDYILKPIVPVRFQKTLERIRNSIPTTQVVETEPAEDMVKVLCFKRLTLQDGHHDGKKLKWRTMKAQELFAFLMHHKGEWVSKEKIIDALWPEYTEEKATTHLHTSVYQIRKLLKEWGITTKLEYAQEGYRLNQEGIMNDVDRFEAGIQADKDYAEDCYHQNEHLLSLYRGDYLEEHDYPWASIRRQNLLQAYMNLLFTTAQYEINHNREQQAIQRLLSAWQKDPYSEEICRLLMTAYASIGHYALLTSCYRSFVNLLQEDLGIEPQKETIQLYQRLHQ
- a CDS encoding S-layer homology domain-containing protein; amino-acid sequence: MAHYRGRDISRYSLYICCISLLMMVAWGWGAVQDVHAAEQSTSSDSLSSPVVLAGSSVDLADVGVNILAGWLTGTTTAMEYSIDSTNGTNGTWVQAEMIVTPIQWQPGYLYVREQADPTNVRLVAVIQLGRDGSYIFVDPTVTSIAPTTVDSSLAEPVIGSPDSADMATTPMVTNDENSIETKPLVTIDPATDSTLPTIHINNPLAIQQLTANNDHQLAISIPKDQPSIQVPIEGSLLQALYEQQGSLIIVCPQVTYTLPIAILPQQQLIQSFINPPSAVTPITLIINISTPSSSELAPLQSIVNQQGLTMIGSPVGIQLHAEYNGQTVAVNPQGSDQSLDVTMSVPNTTSTPSANATATTAIVYHSDQTINPVPTVISPSSSADSQSLARIHGWSNGIYALIAHHPSFVDMTTHWSRTDVNDMASRLVVTGEKGGVFAPDRLVTRAEFAAMIVRALGLSAEPSKITFSDVHDSDWYAGVIGSASNHGLIEGYNDTTFRPNQQITREEASEILSHAMKLTGLSTDITTNEANAQLSGFSDRKQVSNWAVPALALAVKYHIVEGNQGAIEPQSDVSRAQATTMIRRLLQRSGWI
- a CDS encoding NADP-dependent oxidoreductase encodes the protein MKAVVIEQYGEKEELKEMNVPDPVPGEHQVVVKLKATSINPIDWKLRAGYLKQMMDWEFPIILGWDAAGVITEVGSAVTEWKIGDEVFARPETTRFGTYAEYTLVDDHLLAALPVSVTFQEAASIPLAGLTAWQALFDHGQLKSGETVLIHAGAGGVGSLAIQLAKNAGAHVITTASEKNKEFLESLGADQIIDYKSADFSEILSDVDLVFDTMGDKIQADSFKVLKPGTGRLISIVGEPDEKLKAQYDVTAKSIWLQPNGEQLQKLALLMAEGKLKAIVGTEIPFSEKGLQEAHELSATHHAKGKIVITFE
- a CDS encoding ATP-binding protein; protein product: MKKQWLVPIIVFLLIALPVYGFIRQYLDDTIKHPVSQHGVMDLRQWDYTADGTVPLNGEWDIYPSVLLNPQDFQNGKAISTNTLAQPIQVPQSWNKVMEQHGASAFGHATYHLRILVSDPEQAERMYGIHVKNIRTANRIFINGQLVGSSGSPGTTAATTIPNNVPYNTWVPVNGNTIDLVVQVSNYSYSSGGIVYPINFGDLASITKEREISIISDIAVMGGFLLPGLYVLILYHMRRKDQTLLYLGFFCIAAFVHVLTHGEKLFSMILPDLSYDIVLRVQLICSVTFYYCLLFYVSKSLPNVAHRWVLRMYRIMSIILLIMALATPTTFFTQVDKGWFFCNLLTVAYILYIVVRAVIRKQPNSQAMLLSVHSLAVVAIISLISLRGIIDNTVIIPLEVLFFVITQCLLIGRQFALSFQQIENLSQQLLTLDELKDEFIANTSHALRTPLHGMINMTESLIEGAAGPVADQQAEQLILVSSTGRKLAALINDILDYSKLKNGDLLLDRKAVDLRTVAESVLEIVSYTVAGRQIVFIQEWPEYVPPLYTDEDRLIQILYNLLGNAVKFTEQGEIRFIVEVGAQAVTFSVTDTGIGIEADRYEDIFKSFEQGLGLSEQSYAGTGLGLSITKKLVELNDGQITVDSVPGQGSTFTVTLPTADVPITKELTTFSKPITVQHEVKQSISKNKPVLQREKDAVAHNDDELSAAPHTHVILIVDDDPMNLQVLNNILSLQQYVVIEAQSGKQALDKLRYHPKIDLMITDWMMPGMSGLELCRQVRQRYSLSELPILMLTARSRPEDIQNGFAAGINDFLGKPVHAIELRARVNTLLALKSSVQTVLRTEMAFLQAQIKPHFLYNALNTIIAMCSIDPDQASELLIELSQYLRRSFDFQNRDQLTTLNKEIELIQSYLFLEKARFDERLQIVWDIDREIGQMIPPLSIQPLVENAVRHGLMNRAAGGILTISIQEQQNDLFVRIHDDGIGIAPEKIQALLAGESAASANSGVGVINIHKRLLAMYGEGLQIESTIGKGTTVSFMIPGGEISA